In one window of Paenarthrobacter nicotinovorans DNA:
- a CDS encoding globin domain-containing protein — MLSEKSRPVIEATLPLVGSRIGEITADFYNRLFTAHPGLLDGLFSRSNQRSGEQQKALAGSIAAFASHLLTNPDSLPEKVLSRIAHKHASLGITEEQYDVVYKHLFAAIAADLADVITPEIAEAWTEVYWLMADALIKLEKDLYASQANDRMWMPWRVVAKEPAGKDSITFTLEPADETPVTEAKPGQYVSVKVTLADGLRQVRQYSLSGDAGTSRIFTTKLNDGGEVSTVLHADVEPGDILEISNPYGEITLKDGEGPVILASAGIGCTPTASILRSLAESGTDREVIVLHAEKAMDNWALSGQMTQDASRIDAKLELWLETPHAGAKEGFMSLREMDLPADASLYLCGPLPFMKSIRDEAIDAGIPATRIHYEVFGPDVWLAN; from the coding sequence ATGCTCTCGGAAAAATCCCGTCCCGTCATTGAAGCCACCCTGCCATTGGTCGGATCCCGGATAGGCGAAATCACCGCGGATTTCTACAACCGCCTCTTCACCGCGCACCCCGGACTGTTGGACGGCCTGTTCAGCCGCTCCAACCAGCGTTCAGGCGAACAACAGAAGGCACTTGCCGGGAGCATCGCCGCTTTCGCCTCGCACCTGCTTACTAACCCGGACTCCCTGCCCGAGAAGGTCCTCTCCCGCATCGCTCACAAACACGCTTCCCTGGGCATCACCGAGGAACAGTACGACGTGGTCTACAAGCACCTGTTCGCAGCAATCGCGGCGGATCTGGCCGACGTCATTACCCCGGAAATTGCCGAGGCCTGGACCGAGGTCTACTGGCTCATGGCCGATGCCCTGATAAAGCTCGAGAAGGACCTCTACGCTAGCCAGGCAAACGACCGGATGTGGATGCCGTGGCGCGTGGTCGCAAAGGAACCCGCGGGCAAGGATTCCATTACTTTCACCTTGGAACCCGCGGATGAAACCCCGGTCACCGAAGCCAAACCGGGCCAGTACGTCAGCGTCAAAGTGACGCTCGCCGACGGCCTCCGACAGGTCCGTCAGTATTCGCTGTCCGGCGATGCCGGCACCAGCCGGATTTTCACCACCAAGCTCAACGACGGCGGTGAGGTGTCCACCGTCCTGCATGCCGACGTCGAACCCGGTGACATCCTGGAAATCTCGAATCCCTATGGTGAGATCACCCTCAAGGATGGCGAGGGACCGGTGATTCTCGCCTCGGCAGGCATCGGCTGCACTCCCACCGCATCCATCCTGCGTTCACTCGCCGAATCCGGCACGGATCGCGAGGTCATCGTGCTCCATGCCGAAAAGGCCATGGACAACTGGGCACTCAGCGGCCAGATGACCCAGGACGCATCCAGGATCGACGCCAAACTCGAGCTCTGGCTGGAGACGCCGCACGCCGGAGCCAAGGAGGGATTTATGTCCCTTCGCGAAATGGACCTGCCGGCTGACGCGTCACTTTACCTCTGCGGCCCGCTCCCTTTCATGAAGTCCATCCGCGACGAAGCAATCGACGCCGGGATTCCGGCCACCCGGATCCACTACGAAGTCTTTGGACCGGACGTCTGGCTCGCAAACTAA
- a CDS encoding RrF2 family transcriptional regulator yields MKINAFADVSLRAIMVLAAAPEGALLTTQAVADAVGTPYNHVSKAMVRLRSLGLIDVERGRLGGSRLNEAGRKATVGEVLRHLDSRQDPAECQSPTKNCPLITECGLRHAMTRAREAFYRELDAVVISSLPHARQMNPVFQSIGLRPEIRMPAAQ; encoded by the coding sequence ATGAAAATCAACGCCTTCGCAGATGTGAGCCTTCGGGCCATCATGGTGTTGGCCGCAGCTCCCGAGGGTGCACTGCTGACCACCCAGGCAGTGGCAGATGCTGTTGGAACTCCGTACAACCACGTCAGCAAGGCCATGGTCCGTTTGCGTTCACTGGGGCTGATCGACGTCGAACGAGGCCGGCTGGGTGGGTCCCGGTTGAACGAAGCCGGGCGGAAAGCCACTGTGGGCGAGGTGCTGCGCCATTTGGACAGCCGGCAGGACCCGGCAGAGTGCCAGTCCCCCACCAAGAACTGCCCCCTCATCACCGAGTGCGGACTCCGTCACGCCATGACGCGCGCCAGGGAGGCGTTCTACCGTGAGCTCGATGCGGTGGTCATCTCATCCCTTCCCCACGCCCGGCAGATGAACCCGGTGTTCCAGTCAATCGGGCTTCGGCCTGAGATCCGGATGCCTGCAGCGCAGTAG
- a CDS encoding phosphomannomutase/phosphoglucomutase, producing the protein MTSEQNKTFDLSASFKAYDVRGIVGESITSEIVEAVGAAFIDVLGLEGETVLVGGDMRPSSPEFSQAFANGAATRGASVQLLDLISTDELYYACGALNAAGATFTASHNPAEYNGIKMAKAGAQPISSESGLKEIQALAEQYLNAGTIPSAATRGEIGVHDVLKDYSEYLRKLVDLSGSRPLKIVVDAGNGMAGLTTPAVLGDKLLPALPFEIIPLYFELDGSFPNHPANPLEPENLRDLQAAVVKHGADIGLAFDGDADRCFVIDEKGEPVSPSAITGMVARREIARARKAGEETPVIIHNLLTSKAVPELVAKDGGRAVRTRVGHSFIKAVMAEEGAVFGGEHSAHFYFRDFWNADTGMLAAMHVLAALGEQDGPLSELGRQYEPYVSSGEINSEIEDKAGAVERVRVDFESEDIEIDHMDGSTFTAKDGSWWFNLRPSNTEPFLRLNAEAKDQPTMEKIRDRVLALVRG; encoded by the coding sequence GTGACTAGCGAGCAGAACAAGACATTCGACCTCTCGGCATCCTTCAAGGCGTACGACGTCCGGGGGATCGTGGGTGAATCCATCACGTCTGAAATCGTCGAGGCAGTCGGCGCTGCCTTCATCGACGTCCTGGGCCTTGAGGGCGAAACTGTCCTGGTCGGTGGCGACATGCGTCCTTCGTCACCGGAGTTCAGCCAGGCCTTCGCCAACGGCGCGGCCACGCGTGGGGCCAGTGTACAACTCCTGGACCTGATCTCCACCGATGAGCTCTACTACGCATGCGGCGCCCTGAATGCAGCCGGCGCCACGTTCACCGCCAGCCACAACCCCGCCGAATACAACGGCATCAAGATGGCCAAGGCCGGCGCCCAACCCATTTCCTCCGAAAGCGGATTGAAAGAGATCCAGGCGCTCGCGGAGCAGTATCTGAACGCAGGCACCATCCCTTCCGCAGCGACGCGCGGCGAGATCGGTGTCCATGATGTCTTGAAGGACTACTCCGAGTACCTGCGCAAGCTGGTGGACCTTTCCGGTTCCCGGCCGCTGAAGATCGTGGTCGACGCCGGCAACGGCATGGCCGGCCTCACCACCCCTGCCGTCCTGGGAGACAAGTTGCTCCCGGCCCTGCCCTTCGAGATCATCCCGCTCTACTTCGAACTGGACGGTTCCTTCCCGAACCACCCCGCCAACCCGCTGGAACCGGAAAACCTCCGCGACCTCCAGGCGGCGGTCGTCAAGCACGGCGCGGACATCGGCCTGGCGTTCGACGGCGACGCCGACCGCTGCTTCGTGATCGACGAAAAGGGCGAGCCCGTGTCCCCGTCGGCCATTACCGGCATGGTTGCCCGCCGCGAGATCGCCCGGGCACGGAAGGCCGGGGAAGAAACTCCAGTCATCATCCACAATCTCCTGACCTCAAAGGCCGTTCCCGAGCTCGTGGCAAAGGATGGCGGCCGTGCCGTCCGGACGCGTGTGGGGCACTCCTTCATCAAGGCAGTCATGGCGGAAGAAGGAGCGGTGTTCGGCGGGGAGCACTCCGCGCACTTCTACTTCAGGGACTTCTGGAACGCAGACACCGGCATGCTCGCAGCCATGCACGTACTCGCTGCCCTCGGAGAGCAGGACGGCCCGCTCTCCGAACTCGGCCGCCAATACGAACCCTACGTTTCGTCGGGCGAAATCAACTCCGAGATCGAAGACAAAGCCGGCGCCGTAGAGCGTGTCCGCGTCGACTTTGAAAGCGAAGACATCGAGATCGACCACATGGACGGCAGCACCTTCACCGCGAAGGACGGCAGCTGGTGGTTCAACCTCCGCCCGTCCAACACCGAGCCCTTCCTGCGGTTGAACGCCGAGGCCAAGGACCAGCCCACCATGGAGAAGATCCGCGACCGCGTCCTGGCGCTGGTACGCGGCTAG
- a CDS encoding RecQ family ATP-dependent DNA helicase produces MANNSPNTAAPVQSTTQQEALACLRELVGHPEAQFHDGQFEAIEALVDAGRRALVVQRTGWGKSAVYFVSSLLLRRRGAGPTLIVSPLLALMRDQVAAAARAGVRAVAINSANALEWDTVLAQLAADEVDVLLVSPERLTNPSFRENQLPELIRRTGLLVIDEAHCISDWGHDFRPDYRRISDLIAQLPETVPVLATTATANSRVVHDIEEQLGAGVLTIRGGLGRESLRLGVLNLSDSKDRLGWLLTHLADMPGSGIIYTLTVSAAEDTARLLAGAGHNVLSYTGRTDPADRERAEQLLKDNQVKALVATSALGMGFDKPDLGFVIHLGAPSSPVAYYQQVGRAGRGAANADVLLLPGSEDREIWQYFATASMPSEEKAAAVLAVLGDAGTAMSTVALEARVDLRRTPLELLLKVLAVDGAVERVGGGWRSTGRPWNYDAERYARIAEARVDEQDSMVVYQDTAGCRMEYITSVLDDETAAACGRCDNCAGRWFPVDVADSAVEAADQTLRRAGIAIEPRLQWPSGMDRLGVAVKGKIKPDESVAEGRVLARLTDLGWGGALRELFAAGAPDRAVDQGMLQACVQVLREWSGAEGGTPWSGVGRPVAVVSIPSRSKPQLVDSLAQGIAGIGRMPYLGQLQPAHGGPTGARGGNSAYRLAGVWDRLVVGPELAQALADIGSQPVLLVDDLVDSRWTMTVSARALRQAGAAAVLPLALAQAG; encoded by the coding sequence ATGGCCAACAACTCCCCAAACACTGCCGCTCCCGTGCAATCGACAACCCAGCAGGAGGCGCTGGCTTGCCTTCGCGAACTTGTAGGCCACCCTGAGGCGCAGTTCCACGATGGCCAGTTCGAAGCGATCGAGGCTTTGGTGGATGCCGGCCGAAGGGCGCTCGTGGTCCAGCGCACCGGCTGGGGAAAGTCCGCCGTCTACTTCGTTTCATCCTTGCTCTTGCGCCGCAGGGGAGCCGGACCGACCCTGATCGTCTCACCCCTGCTGGCGCTCATGCGTGACCAGGTGGCCGCCGCTGCGCGTGCAGGTGTCCGTGCTGTGGCCATCAATTCCGCCAACGCCCTTGAATGGGACACAGTCCTGGCCCAGTTGGCGGCAGACGAGGTCGACGTTCTCCTCGTGTCTCCCGAGCGCCTGACCAATCCGTCCTTCCGGGAGAACCAGCTTCCGGAGCTTATCCGGAGGACAGGGCTTCTAGTGATCGACGAAGCCCACTGTATTTCCGACTGGGGACACGACTTCCGGCCCGATTACCGCCGCATCTCCGACCTCATCGCCCAGTTGCCGGAGACCGTTCCAGTCCTGGCAACCACTGCTACTGCCAACTCCAGGGTGGTCCATGACATTGAAGAGCAGCTCGGCGCAGGAGTGCTGACCATCCGCGGGGGCTTGGGGCGGGAGTCGCTGCGTCTTGGGGTCCTTAATCTCTCCGACTCCAAGGACCGGCTGGGCTGGCTGCTGACCCACCTTGCAGACATGCCGGGGAGCGGCATCATTTATACGCTCACCGTCTCTGCGGCCGAGGACACTGCGCGGTTGCTTGCCGGAGCCGGACACAACGTGCTCTCTTACACAGGCAGGACCGATCCCGCTGACCGGGAGCGGGCAGAGCAACTGCTCAAGGACAATCAGGTGAAGGCGCTGGTGGCAACCTCTGCCCTGGGCATGGGCTTCGACAAACCCGACCTCGGCTTCGTGATCCACCTTGGGGCGCCATCATCACCGGTCGCCTACTACCAGCAAGTCGGCCGCGCGGGCCGTGGCGCCGCCAATGCCGATGTACTGCTCCTTCCTGGGTCGGAAGACCGCGAGATCTGGCAATACTTCGCTACAGCATCCATGCCGTCCGAGGAGAAGGCAGCTGCCGTGCTGGCTGTCCTCGGCGATGCCGGCACAGCCATGTCCACCGTCGCATTGGAAGCCCGCGTGGACCTTCGCCGGACGCCACTGGAATTGCTCTTGAAGGTTTTGGCGGTGGATGGCGCCGTCGAGCGCGTTGGCGGCGGTTGGCGGTCAACCGGCCGGCCATGGAATTACGACGCCGAACGCTATGCGCGCATTGCCGAGGCGCGGGTGGATGAGCAGGATTCCATGGTGGTCTACCAGGACACGGCCGGTTGCCGGATGGAGTACATCACCTCGGTGCTTGATGATGAAACTGCTGCCGCCTGTGGACGTTGTGACAACTGTGCGGGCCGATGGTTCCCTGTGGATGTGGCGGACTCGGCGGTGGAGGCGGCAGATCAGACTCTTCGCCGGGCAGGAATCGCAATAGAGCCGCGCCTTCAATGGCCCAGCGGAATGGACCGGCTCGGTGTTGCCGTCAAGGGAAAGATCAAACCCGACGAAAGCGTTGCAGAGGGACGTGTCCTGGCCAGGCTGACAGACCTTGGCTGGGGCGGCGCCCTCCGTGAACTGTTTGCTGCCGGTGCGCCGGACCGGGCCGTAGATCAGGGGATGCTGCAGGCATGCGTGCAGGTCCTGAGGGAGTGGTCAGGCGCCGAGGGCGGAACGCCGTGGAGCGGCGTCGGACGCCCGGTGGCCGTCGTCAGCATCCCGTCGCGAAGCAAACCGCAACTAGTGGATTCGCTGGCCCAGGGGATAGCCGGAATAGGCAGAATGCCGTACTTGGGGCAGCTGCAGCCGGCTCACGGTGGTCCAACCGGCGCGCGTGGCGGCAATAGCGCC